TCCTTATCTACAATTATTGGAGGAGCAGTGATCCTGGTGGGAATAATAGGATTCAATAAATTTAAGAATATGAAGGAAAATAAATATATAAGAATAAAATAAATATAATTGAAACAAGAGGTGGAAATAATGATTCTAGACATTGTAAAGGTAGTTTTACTGAGCCTTGTGGAAGGGCTGACAGAGTTCATTCCTGTAAGCAGTACGGGACATATGATAATAGTGGAACAGTTTTTAAGGCTGTCGGAAAATAAGCAGTTTGTAAATGCCTTTGAAATAATAATACAGCTGGGGGCAATTCTTTCGGTAGTTGTGTATTACTGGCATAAAATATGGCCTTTTTCGCCAAAACTGTCACCGCGGAAGAGAAAAGAAATAATAATCATGTGGATAAAAATTATAGTGGCAGTACTGCCTGCAGTAGTTTTAGGACTGCTTTTTGATGATGTCATAGACGAACATCTGTTTAATCCAATGACAGTTTCGGTAATGCTTGTAGTATACGGAATTTTACTTATATGGCTGGAATCAGGGAAAAAAAGGAAGGAAAAGTATAAAACAATATCTGAACTTCCAATTTTAACAGCTGTAGAAATAGGAATTTTCCAATGCCTGGCAATGGTGCCCGGTACTTCAAGATCGGCAGCAACTATTATTGGTGGAGTCCTTCTTGGACTTAACAGGGTTCTTGCAACTGAATTTTCTTTCTTCCTGGCGATTCCTACAATGCTGGGGGCAACCCTTTTAAAAGTAGTTAAAATGGGATCGGGTCTAAGTGGCTACGAATGGTTCCTTATAGCTTTGGGATTTGTTTTATCTTTCATATTTGCTTATGGAGTAATAAAAGTATTTATGAATTATATTAAAAAACATGATTTCAAAATATTCGGATATTACCGTATCATAGTAGGGATACTTATTCTGATTTTATTCCTTACAGGAGTTGTAAAGTAAAAGATGATAACTGCAAATATAGACATAAATAAGAATAAACTGGAAGAATTTGTGAGGGTTCTTCTTCCTGAATACTATGAAATTTTATCTGAAAATACAGATAAAGACATATGTATAGATGTAAATGAAACTTTACAGTTAATAACAGTGAAAACCTCTGTTATTATTGGAGGTAAAACTGTAAAGGAAACAGAACTTTCTTATGAAAAAATAGGATATGACTATTTTGATCAGGCGGAAGTTATGGCAAAAACCTCCCTTCTGAAGCTTTCTGGAAAAGAGAAGGAATATAAATGGGGAGGACTTATCGGGGTAAGGCCTACAAAGATTGCCGGAAGATTTTTAAATATGGGACTTTCCTATGAAAAAATTGAAGAAATACTTAAAAATATATACTTTGTAAGTAACGAAAAGATAAAGCTGCTTCTCGGTATAGTGAAAAGACAGGAAAAATACCTCGACAGGGAAACAATAGGAGTTTACATTGGTGTAGCATTCTGTCCAACAAAATGTACCTACTGTTCATTTCCTGCGTATCTTCTGAAGGGAAAGTATGCAGAAAGATATGATGAATATATTGAGTCGCTTTACAATGAAACGGCTGAAATAGGGAAATTTTCAAAGGAAGAGAAATTAAAAATAAATACGATATACATTGGCGGGGGAACCCCGTCAATACTTTCTGCTGAAGAAATTGAAAAACTGCTTCTGACTGTAAAGGAAAATTATGATTTACAAAGTCTTAGAGAATTTACCTTTGAAGCAGGGAGAATTGACACTTTAGACAGGAAAAAACTTGAAATACTGAAAAAACATGGTGTGGATAAAATAAGTATAAATCCACAGAGTTTCAATGAAAAAACATTAAAGCTTGTAAACAGGTATCACAACAGGGAAGAATTTGACAATGTTTACAGTATAGCCAAGGAAATAGGACTTAAAATCAATATGGATTTAATTCTGGGCCTTCCAGGAGAAACTACTGAAGATATTTTACATACACTGGAGGAAGTGGAAAAATACAATCCTGAAAACCTTACAATTCATAATCTTGCCATAAAAAATGCAAGCAAACTGAATAAGGAAAATTACAGGCACTATATTGAACTTGATTATGAAAAAATTTTTAATAAGATAAGTGAAGTAACAGGAAGTAAGAAACTGAAACCTTACTATATGTATAGACAGAAAAACAGCTTTCAGTGGGGAGAAAACCTGGGATACTCACTGGAAGGAGAAGAATCTATCTATAATATTGAAATGATAGAGGAAAACAAGACTGTTATTGGAATAGGAGCAGGCGCAATAACAAAACTTATACATTATAATGAAACAGAAAAGAGAAACAGTATAAAAAGGCTTGTAAATCCCAAAGATCCGCTGGTATGGATAAATGAACTGCCTGTAAGGCTGGAGGAGAAAAAGCAGGCGTTAAGGAAATTGTTTGAAAAAATAGATGAAAAATAAAAGGGTTGGTAAAAAATTAAAATAAAAGGCAAATTAATTGAGGGGGTTGAAAACATGAAATTAAAACATGTTGTTATTTTTGTAATACTTTTAACTGCTGGAAACTTTTTAAGGCTCTATATTGAGGATAAAAACATTCCTGATATAGAAATTAGCGAAGAAGCTTCCTATAAGAAGGATAAGGCTAAAAAGGAAAATGATCTGTCAAAGACAGATAAAAAGTTTGATGTGAACAGCGTCACCTATGATGAACTGCTGAAACTGGGATTTCAAAAGTCAAAGGCTGAAAAGATAATTGAATTCCGGGATGAAATGGGAATTATTTCAGATATAAAGGAAATGAAATATATTCCACGTTTTGGTGATGCAGGAGTAAAACAGGCAAAAAAGT
This window of the Leptotrichia sp. oral taxon 215 str. W9775 genome carries:
- a CDS encoding undecaprenyl-diphosphate phosphatase gives rise to the protein MILDIVKVVLLSLVEGLTEFIPVSSTGHMIIVEQFLRLSENKQFVNAFEIIIQLGAILSVVVYYWHKIWPFSPKLSPRKRKEIIIMWIKIIVAVLPAVVLGLLFDDVIDEHLFNPMTVSVMLVVYGILLIWLESGKKRKEKYKTISELPILTAVEIGIFQCLAMVPGTSRSAATIIGGVLLGLNRVLATEFSFFLAIPTMLGATLLKVVKMGSGLSGYEWFLIALGFVLSFIFAYGVIKVFMNYIKKHDFKIFGYYRIIVGILILILFLTGVVK
- a CDS encoding coproporphyrinogen III oxidase; this encodes MITANIDINKNKLEEFVRVLLPEYYEILSENTDKDICIDVNETLQLITVKTSVIIGGKTVKETELSYEKIGYDYFDQAEVMAKTSLLKLSGKEKEYKWGGLIGVRPTKIAGRFLNMGLSYEKIEEILKNIYFVSNEKIKLLLGIVKRQEKYLDRETIGVYIGVAFCPTKCTYCSFPAYLLKGKYAERYDEYIESLYNETAEIGKFSKEEKLKINTIYIGGGTPSILSAEEIEKLLLTVKENYDLQSLREFTFEAGRIDTLDRKKLEILKKHGVDKISINPQSFNEKTLKLVNRYHNREEFDNVYSIAKEIGLKINMDLILGLPGETTEDILHTLEEVEKYNPENLTIHNLAIKNASKLNKENYRHYIELDYEKIFNKISEVTGSKKLKPYYMYRQKNSFQWGENLGYSLEGEESIYNIEMIEENKTVIGIGAGAITKLIHYNETEKRNSIKRLVNPKDPLVWINELPVRLEEKKQALRKLFEKIDEK
- a CDS encoding helix-hairpin-helix domain-containing protein — its product is MKLKHVVIFVILLTAGNFLRLYIEDKNIPDIEISEEASYKKDKAKKENDLSKTDKKFDVNSVTYDELLKLGFQKSKAEKIIEFRDEMGIISDIKEMKYIPRFGDAGVKQAKKYLYVDTEKIKNPSENYNGKNLRKYNINSIDEDTLKMLGFTKKEITKLMPEIKNGNVRSNIDLEKIIGSERYEEVEKRIKYSE